From the Lathyrus oleraceus cultivar Zhongwan6 chromosome 4, CAAS_Psat_ZW6_1.0, whole genome shotgun sequence genome, one window contains:
- the LOC127138787 gene encoding RHOMBOID-like protein 1 — protein MLSELLTNWKMHTHKFDEMLILVVIIVLDLALGTFPFGSNFSNIGGFTSGFLLGFVILTRRQHHWLNLNKSNTSQKQESYQYALQIISFVLLSVGLVGGGVLFFKGVDLNDYCSWCHYITCAPPSCKPGYISCEDYQIGNKLNVTCLNNGRSGIFSLSNRNPDEQAEELCYRLCGK, from the exons ATGCTATCAGAGCTTTTAACAAATTGGAAAATGCATACTCATAAG TTTGATGAGATGTTGATTCTTGTTGTGATCATTGTTTTGGACTTAGCTCTTGGAACTTTTCCATTTGGAAGTAATTTTAGTAACATTGGAGGGTTTACATCAGGATTTCTTCTTGGATTTGTCATTTTGACTCGCCGTCAGCATCATTGGCTTAATCTAAACAAGTCTAATACTTCCCAGAAGCAAGAATCTTATCAATATGCGCTTCAGATTATCTCTTTTGTGCTACTTAGTGTTGG ATTGGTCGGCGGCGGCGTCTTGTTCTTTAAAGGGGTGGACTTGAATGATTACTGCTCTTGGTGCCATTATATAACCTGTGCCCCTCCGAGCTGTAAACCAGGCTACATTTCTTGTGAG GATTACCAGATCGGAAACAAACTTAACGTGACATGTTTGAACAATGGAAGAAGTGGCATTTTTTCTCTGTCAAACCGTAACCCTGACGAGCAGGCTGAAGAACTATGTTATCGCCTTTGCGGTAAATAA